From Methanocella paludicola SANAE, a single genomic window includes:
- a CDS encoding CDP-2,3-bis-(O-geranylgeranyl)-sn-glycerol synthase, giving the protein MVSSTNVDVLYGLSFCRDPRLWDLIFTALWLMLPAYTANNCATLFGGGRPLDGERSFFDGKRILGDHKTFRGFFLGVLGGIGMGVVQVIAAPYMMAYFTVPAMPPAVIIALPLGALAGDAVKSFFKRRLGVESGAMLPVADQLDFVIGALVLGLIAAPQWSLAYYTIPVVVTIVLMTFPLQLFHNMVAVALGKKKVLW; this is encoded by the coding sequence TTGGTCAGCAGTACAAATGTTGATGTACTATACGGGCTTTCATTTTGCCGGGATCCTCGCTTGTGGGACTTGATATTCACAGCATTATGGCTTATGCTTCCCGCCTATACGGCCAATAACTGCGCCACGCTTTTCGGCGGCGGGAGGCCTCTGGACGGGGAGAGGTCGTTCTTCGATGGAAAGCGTATCCTGGGTGACCATAAGACGTTTCGCGGGTTCTTTTTGGGAGTGCTCGGGGGCATCGGTATGGGCGTCGTACAGGTTATCGCGGCCCCGTATATGATGGCTTATTTCACAGTGCCTGCCATGCCGCCGGCCGTCATTATCGCCCTGCCCCTTGGAGCGTTAGCGGGCGATGCCGTGAAGAGCTTTTTCAAGCGCCGCCTGGGCGTGGAGAGCGGGGCCATGCTGCCCGTTGCCGACCAGCTCGACTTCGTCATCGGCGCCCTCGTGCTGGGCCTTATCGCTGCGCCCCAGTGGTCCCTCGCTTACTATACGATACCTGTCGTCGTAACGATCGTTCTGATGACCTTCCCGCTCCAGCTTTTCCATAACATGGTTGCCGTGGCGCTCGGGAAGAAGAAGGTGCTCTGGTAG
- a CDS encoding CDP-alcohol phosphatidyltransferase family protein, protein MKGLANLVTLSRFVFIFLAAICIIAYSPAHDEYRWATLCLVVLAILSDIADGKVARLLNQESSLGAAMDAVADALGFTLGFIFLSFFDLGMKFPLWFVVIVVGREVAVYGLYLAVMLKKGRVDRKPSRLAKWNTTLLAVCVVLLLLRFEYAWPLWLLASLTTIVTGTENIAYSWDALRAASRKS, encoded by the coding sequence ATGAAGGGCCTTGCGAACCTGGTCACGCTGTCCAGGTTCGTCTTCATTTTTTTAGCCGCCATCTGCATCATCGCCTATTCGCCTGCCCACGACGAGTACCGGTGGGCTACCTTATGCCTTGTAGTGCTGGCCATACTCTCCGACATTGCGGATGGAAAAGTGGCCAGGCTGCTGAACCAGGAGTCCAGCCTTGGGGCAGCAATGGATGCCGTCGCGGATGCGCTGGGCTTCACTCTGGGCTTCATATTCTTATCGTTCTTCGATCTGGGCATGAAATTCCCTTTATGGTTCGTCGTCATCGTTGTGGGCCGAGAGGTCGCTGTCTACGGGCTCTACCTGGCGGTCATGCTGAAAAAGGGCCGGGTCGACAGGAAGCCGTCCCGCCTTGCGAAGTGGAACACGACGCTGCTGGCCGTTTGCGTGGTGCTGCTCCTGCTGAGGTTCGAATACGCCTGGCCTCTCTGGCTCCTCGCATCGCTCACGACAATCGTGACTGGCACCGAGAACATCGCCTATTCGTGGGATGCGCTAAGGGCCGCCAGTCGTAAATCGTAA
- a CDS encoding protease inhibitor I42 family protein yields the protein MRRLMEVLLVLPLIMLVSLMLAMAPALAMGTYTGSDNGKAIAVKSGETFTVKLDENPTTGYSWNMTVGDGLKIINDRYVANNTGLVGSGGYHIWTIQATKPGTYKVAGVYKRPWEPLTGGEQKYSLSVSVTAAGAGPTVPINMKFQVPSMADLTPKFSFNFSSMMSHFPKLIG from the coding sequence ATGAGGAGGTTAATGGAGGTATTACTCGTCTTACCGCTCATCATGCTCGTGTCCCTCATGCTGGCGATGGCGCCCGCGCTGGCCATGGGCACGTATACGGGCAGCGATAACGGCAAGGCGATCGCGGTGAAAAGCGGAGAGACTTTCACGGTAAAGCTCGACGAGAACCCGACCACGGGCTACTCGTGGAACATGACGGTGGGCGACGGCCTGAAGATTATCAATGACCGGTATGTGGCCAACAATACCGGGCTCGTAGGCAGCGGAGGCTACCATATATGGACCATCCAGGCCACGAAGCCGGGCACCTACAAGGTGGCCGGGGTCTATAAGCGCCCGTGGGAGCCACTGACGGGCGGGGAGCAGAAATATTCGCTGTCCGTTAGCGTCACGGCAGCCGGTGCCGGCCCTACAGTGCCGATAAACATGAAGTTCCAGGTACCATCGATGGCCGACCTTACGCCGAAGTTCTCGTTCAACTTCTCGAGCATGATGAGCCATTTCCCAAAGCTTATCGGTTAA
- a CDS encoding peptidase MA family metallohydrolase, whose product MALLLLLAGTACADTGHFGVTFDGCRDTGDTGLLSVLETAYEQVNGLFGTCPDHVETVIISDGAMDRVGKQVDSFSGWNKEFSVIILRNSSLQRRSSLRFLGAHELTHLAVNELLFKKDPAEFHWMEEGICTLASGEPMDDAEASRYILEHGFLDTGEIFDAIKSEDCAVSKNGYMQSYSLVKYMEGRYGFDMIKKLLGCPEECFDAAFRQCADESFASVYDDWKAYVISTGHAAA is encoded by the coding sequence ATGGCATTACTCCTATTGCTGGCAGGAACGGCCTGCGCTGATACCGGGCACTTCGGCGTCACGTTCGATGGCTGCCGGGATACGGGCGATACAGGGCTTCTAAGTGTGCTTGAAACGGCCTACGAACAGGTGAACGGCCTGTTCGGCACCTGCCCGGACCATGTCGAAACGGTCATCATAAGCGACGGGGCCATGGACAGGGTCGGTAAACAGGTGGACTCGTTCTCCGGGTGGAATAAGGAGTTCAGCGTCATTATTCTCAGGAATAGTTCTCTGCAGCGCCGGTCGTCTTTACGTTTCCTGGGCGCACATGAGCTCACACACCTTGCGGTCAACGAGCTATTATTTAAAAAAGACCCTGCAGAGTTCCACTGGATGGAGGAGGGCATCTGTACGCTCGCCTCCGGCGAGCCTATGGACGATGCCGAAGCATCCAGGTATATCCTTGAGCATGGCTTCCTGGATACCGGCGAGATCTTCGATGCCATAAAAAGCGAGGACTGTGCCGTATCGAAGAACGGGTACATGCAGTCCTACAGCCTGGTAAAATACATGGAAGGGCGCTACGGGTTCGATATGATAAAAAAATTGCTGGGATGCCCCGAGGAATGCTTCGATGCCGCCTTCCGGCAATGCGCCGACGAAAGCTTCGCCTCAGTCTACGACGACTGGAAAGCTTATGTTATTTCCACAGGGCACGCAGCCGCTTAA
- a CDS encoding Lrp/AsnC family transcriptional regulator gives MVDLDEKDRKILSLFESNPDVSQVEIAEQVGLSQPTVGARIGKLKQTGVISTIAGMNLLKVGLRMAKVDVTTKDSIKVINQFKNCPYFLNGLVVSGKENLCMYFVAEDISSVEAIIDKHIRSDPAVMDVDLGIVITSVNDLIQPVKLNVEKSDLTPCGHDCTACEYYTNNRCLGCAASKAYKGNFW, from the coding sequence ATGGTCGATCTGGACGAAAAAGATAGAAAGATACTCTCGCTTTTCGAGTCTAACCCGGATGTCTCGCAGGTCGAGATCGCGGAGCAGGTCGGCCTCTCTCAGCCCACCGTGGGCGCCCGCATCGGCAAGCTGAAGCAGACTGGCGTCATTTCCACGATCGCCGGCATGAACCTGCTAAAGGTCGGCCTCCGGATGGCGAAAGTGGACGTCACGACCAAGGACTCCATCAAGGTCATCAACCAGTTCAAAAATTGTCCCTACTTTTTAAACGGCCTCGTGGTGTCCGGTAAAGAGAATTTATGCATGTACTTCGTCGCCGAGGACATTTCGTCCGTGGAGGCGATCATCGATAAGCACATCCGCAGCGACCCGGCGGTCATGGACGTTGACCTGGGCATCGTCATCACCAGCGTGAACGATCTTATCCAGCCCGTGAAGCTTAACGTGGAGAAGAGCGACCTGACGCCCTGCGGGCACGACTGTACTGCGTGCGAGTACTATACGAATAACCGGTGTCTTGGGTGTGCGGCTTCTAAGGCTTATAAAGGTAACTTCTGGTAA
- a CDS encoding ATP-dependent DNA ligase: protein MLFSALVDVFEKLRKTSSRLEKTAIIADFIKGVPADDLPVIVAFLTGRVFPLWDERKIGIASQTVIKIISTITYNPENKVVESYKNTGHLGVTAEEMFQKRKQTMFFEADEITVRNVYDTFVEIARLTGAGSATKKQKVLIGLLHRATPKEAEYIVSLAMEYVLSGAKEGVMEEAIARAFGVPVELVRRSNMLISDLGETARVAMLTGEAGLQAINIRPMRPVRPMLAQNVASIQEALDAMGGRADFETKYDGARLQVHKLGDEVRLYSRRLENLTDALPEIVDYVRQSVKADSAILDSECIATDPKTGRPVPFQNILTRLRRIYNVEEKKKLFPLFLRPFDILYLDGESEIDKPFIERRQILETTILPLDETCKPAMALITDDVKAAQDLFKESLKSGNEGLMAKDLNATYTPGVRGKKMVKIKEVLDTLDLAIVSSEWGHGRKAGWLTSFEVAALDENTDQYVVLGRVASGFSDEQLQEMTERLKPLITAEHGRIVDVKPDVIVEVKFQEIQKSPIYSSGYALRFPRLVRVRDDLSPEEVNTFGRVMNIYDISHGIGVKHAEPQPDGAQKEP from the coding sequence ATGTTATTCAGCGCGCTAGTTGATGTTTTTGAGAAACTGAGAAAGACCTCGAGCCGCCTCGAGAAGACGGCCATCATAGCTGACTTTATCAAGGGCGTCCCGGCCGACGACCTGCCCGTCATCGTCGCCTTTCTGACGGGCCGGGTGTTCCCGCTCTGGGACGAGCGCAAGATCGGCATCGCCAGCCAGACCGTCATCAAGATCATTTCCACTATTACCTATAATCCGGAGAACAAGGTCGTCGAGAGCTACAAGAACACGGGCCACCTGGGCGTCACGGCCGAGGAGATGTTCCAGAAGCGCAAGCAGACCATGTTCTTCGAGGCCGACGAGATCACCGTACGGAATGTTTACGATACTTTCGTCGAGATCGCGAGGCTGACCGGCGCCGGCTCGGCCACGAAGAAGCAGAAAGTGCTCATCGGGCTGCTACACCGGGCCACGCCGAAGGAGGCAGAATACATCGTCAGCCTGGCCATGGAGTACGTGCTCTCCGGCGCCAAAGAGGGCGTCATGGAGGAGGCGATCGCCCGGGCTTTCGGCGTCCCCGTGGAGCTCGTGCGGAGGTCCAACATGCTCATCAGCGACCTGGGCGAGACCGCCAGAGTTGCGATGCTTACGGGCGAGGCGGGCCTTCAGGCCATCAACATCCGCCCCATGCGCCCCGTCCGCCCCATGCTCGCCCAGAACGTGGCCAGCATCCAGGAGGCGCTGGACGCCATGGGCGGGAGAGCGGACTTCGAGACCAAGTACGACGGCGCCCGCCTGCAGGTCCACAAGCTGGGCGACGAGGTGCGGCTCTACAGCCGCCGTCTCGAGAATTTAACGGACGCCCTGCCCGAGATCGTGGACTACGTGAGGCAGAGCGTGAAGGCCGACTCGGCTATCCTGGATAGCGAGTGCATCGCTACGGACCCGAAGACCGGCCGACCCGTGCCATTCCAGAACATCCTGACCAGGCTGCGGCGCATCTATAACGTGGAGGAGAAGAAGAAGCTGTTCCCGCTCTTCCTGAGGCCTTTTGATATCCTTTATCTCGACGGCGAGAGCGAGATCGATAAGCCGTTCATCGAGCGCCGGCAGATCCTGGAGACGACGATACTGCCTCTTGATGAGACCTGTAAGCCGGCGATGGCGCTCATCACGGACGATGTTAAGGCCGCGCAGGACCTGTTCAAGGAGTCCCTGAAGAGCGGCAACGAGGGCCTCATGGCCAAAGACCTGAACGCCACGTACACCCCGGGCGTCCGGGGCAAGAAGATGGTGAAGATCAAGGAAGTCCTGGATACCCTGGATCTCGCGATCGTTTCCTCGGAGTGGGGCCATGGCCGCAAGGCGGGCTGGCTTACCTCGTTCGAGGTGGCCGCCCTGGACGAGAACACGGACCAGTACGTGGTGCTCGGCCGGGTCGCGAGCGGCTTTTCCGACGAGCAGCTCCAGGAGATGACCGAGCGCCTGAAGCCTCTTATAACGGCCGAGCACGGTCGTATTGTAGATGTTAAGCCGGACGTGATCGTTGAGGTGAAGTTCCAGGAGATACAGAAGAGCCCGATCTACTCTAGCGGCTACGCGCTGCGCTTCCCGAGGCTGGTGCGCGTGCGGGATGACCTGAGCCCCGAGGAGGTCAACACCTTCGGGCGTGTCATGAATATTTACGATATCTCGCACGGTATAGGCGTTAAGCATGCCGAGCCTCAGCCGGATGGGGCACAAAAAGAGCCTTAA
- the msrB gene encoding peptide-methionine (R)-S-oxide reductase MsrB: MTQVSKPPKEELKKKLTPMQYKVTQEQGTEPPFQNEFWNEHREGLYVDIVTGEPLFTSKDKFDSGCGWPSFTKPMEKGKVEEKIDTSHGMVRTEVRGKGSDSHLGHVFNDGPGPSGLRYCINSAALRFIPKEDLEKEGYGEYRKLFE, from the coding sequence ATGACACAAGTCTCGAAACCCCCTAAGGAGGAGCTAAAGAAAAAATTGACCCCCATGCAGTATAAGGTCACGCAGGAGCAGGGCACGGAGCCGCCCTTCCAGAATGAGTTCTGGAACGAGCACCGGGAAGGGCTCTACGTTGATATCGTAACGGGCGAGCCCCTGTTCACCTCGAAGGATAAGTTCGACTCGGGCTGCGGGTGGCCCAGCTTCACGAAGCCCATGGAGAAGGGCAAGGTCGAGGAAAAGATTGATACCAGCCACGGCATGGTGAGGACAGAGGTGCGCGGCAAAGGTTCGGACTCGCATCTGGGGCACGTGTTCAATGACGGGCCGGGACCCTCGGGGCTGCGGTACTGCATCAACTCGGCGGCGCTGCGGTTCATACCGAAGGAAGACCTGGAGAAAGAGGGCTACGGGGAATACAGGAAGCTGTTCGAATAG
- a CDS encoding tetratricopeptide repeat protein gives MDASRSLNIARRRFQNGNYMLSLKKFPAARKEFEVALSIFEKGDAYRETAEALNNIGITYVKEGEPEEAKGYFERSYELKKVHDEACDSPGSKSPVRESLFNSLYNIVGLGDALTPEEFEKYFLEMKALGDSLGGEHAGIVAKEQQAYDRFVEAKEAERKRQEEEALARTTPAGALAHLERLGKPCVIGLRFALQGITVTVPEFSYDDGVRVRLSGITPGDGMSAGEIEFRVDYDSVREFLEKTEEPALLEEAFEHVKKFMEAVALVREDIDFCVGKRGYSVLSITLKNAFGDPVEIYHADAAAPVAAAALTGEDAMLVGMMLSAKHGLYKMLLLNAKRSMAEENHSLCIVDAVASFEAFMDLLLKKALPEAEKKDYLSMENPCLRERLRFMKRLIGGTDASDSLEHYMGDVGRDMDDVLAYYDSIMGNDEHTIGAYESRKALVAVSRAIYNLKALYDI, from the coding sequence ATGGATGCCTCGAGATCGCTTAACATCGCCCGCCGCCGCTTCCAGAACGGGAACTACATGCTCTCGCTCAAAAAGTTCCCGGCGGCCAGGAAGGAGTTCGAAGTCGCCCTCTCTATTTTTGAAAAAGGTGATGCGTACAGGGAAACTGCCGAAGCGCTGAACAACATCGGCATCACTTATGTGAAAGAGGGAGAGCCCGAGGAGGCAAAGGGCTATTTCGAGAGGTCGTACGAGCTCAAGAAAGTTCACGACGAGGCCTGCGATTCGCCGGGCAGCAAATCGCCGGTCAGAGAATCGCTTTTTAACTCTCTCTATAACATCGTCGGATTAGGGGATGCGCTCACGCCCGAAGAATTCGAGAAATACTTCCTGGAGATGAAGGCGCTCGGCGACAGCCTGGGCGGCGAGCACGCCGGCATCGTGGCGAAGGAGCAACAGGCATACGACCGCTTTGTAGAGGCGAAAGAGGCGGAGCGGAAGAGACAGGAAGAGGAGGCGCTGGCGAGGACGACGCCGGCAGGGGCGCTGGCCCACCTGGAGCGGCTGGGCAAGCCCTGCGTGATCGGCCTCAGGTTCGCCCTGCAGGGCATCACTGTTACGGTGCCCGAATTTTCCTATGACGACGGCGTCAGGGTCCGGCTCTCGGGCATTACTCCGGGCGACGGCATGTCCGCCGGCGAGATCGAGTTCCGGGTGGACTACGACAGCGTCAGGGAATTTTTAGAAAAGACGGAGGAGCCCGCCCTGCTCGAAGAGGCCTTCGAGCACGTGAAAAAGTTCATGGAGGCCGTAGCCCTCGTGCGCGAGGACATCGACTTCTGCGTCGGCAAGCGGGGCTACTCCGTGCTATCCATCACGCTCAAAAATGCGTTCGGCGACCCGGTCGAGATATACCATGCGGACGCCGCCGCGCCGGTCGCTGCGGCCGCGCTCACCGGCGAGGACGCCATGCTCGTCGGCATGATGCTGTCGGCGAAGCACGGGCTCTACAAGATGCTGCTGCTGAACGCGAAGCGGTCCATGGCCGAGGAGAACCATTCCCTCTGTATCGTGGATGCCGTGGCGAGCTTCGAGGCCTTCATGGACCTGCTCCTGAAAAAAGCGCTGCCCGAGGCGGAGAAGAAGGATTACCTCTCGATGGAGAACCCGTGCCTGCGGGAGCGCCTGCGGTTCATGAAGAGGCTCATCGGGGGCACGGACGCTTCCGATTCCTTAGAGCATTACATGGGCGACGTCGGCAGGGACATGGACGATGTGCTGGCCTACTACGATTCGATCATGGGCAATGACGAGCACACCATCGGCGCCTACGAGTCGCGTAAAGCCCTCGTTGCCGTGAGCCGGGCCATCTACAATCTAAAAGCGCTCTACGATATCTGA
- a CDS encoding universal stress protein: MHVERRTISAEEGILHDSVVVPISRPETIESIVNIACDMLADDGTLRLLYVIEVPYQLPLEFAETRKTKATELLAMAADHSRKRGFTPRQEVVVARDIPQAILDMADRYKADLILMGSSQRSVPEKVLFGSIVGRVLREAPCEVIVYSYPKTMQPIKYDRILVPTSGFKHAWRALDIALHFQMLFGSSVASLYVGDDRAKADQIQDSARTHAEQLGSKIETLYKTGSVVDTIVDIARSGGYTLIIIGSTERPSYYKFLLGSTADEVVTRAPCNVLIVRTKK; the protein is encoded by the coding sequence ATGCACGTCGAAAGGCGAACGATATCCGCGGAGGAAGGCATCCTGCACGACAGCGTGGTCGTGCCCATCTCGAGGCCGGAGACTATCGAAAGCATAGTGAATATCGCCTGTGATATGCTGGCGGACGACGGCACGCTGAGGCTGTTGTACGTCATCGAGGTCCCCTACCAGCTTCCCCTCGAGTTCGCCGAAACAAGGAAAACGAAGGCAACGGAACTGCTCGCGATGGCGGCAGACCATTCCCGAAAACGCGGCTTCACACCCAGGCAGGAAGTCGTCGTCGCCCGCGACATACCCCAGGCGATACTTGATATGGCGGACCGGTATAAGGCCGATCTGATCCTGATGGGCTCGAGCCAGCGCTCGGTGCCGGAAAAAGTCCTCTTCGGGAGCATCGTTGGCCGGGTGCTGCGCGAGGCCCCCTGCGAGGTCATCGTTTACAGCTATCCGAAGACGATGCAGCCCATAAAGTACGATAGGATACTCGTCCCGACTTCCGGCTTCAAGCATGCCTGGAGGGCGCTGGATATCGCCCTTCATTTCCAGATGCTGTTCGGGAGCTCGGTCGCTTCATTGTACGTCGGTGATGACCGGGCAAAAGCGGACCAGATACAGGATAGCGCCCGGACGCACGCGGAGCAACTTGGCTCGAAGATCGAGACGTTGTATAAGACGGGCAGCGTCGTCGATACTATCGTCGATATTGCCCGGTCCGGGGGCTACACGCTCATTATCATCGGCTCCACAGAGCGCCCCTCCTACTATAAGTTCTTATTAGGCAGCACGGCGGACGAAGTCGTCACCCGGGCGCCGTGTAACGTGCTTATCGTGCGGACTAAAAAGTAG
- a CDS encoding 4Fe-4S dicluster domain-containing protein encodes MPRLTKNEDVCITCHRCETICAWVHEVVFNPDKGRVIVDLDYPDEHRLRICIQCGRCADACPMDAFYQDFNILTTSEQGIYRLDESKCTGCGECIEACPTKVLQFYPDRRVPRKCDFCLGQPMCARYCPTNALGWVLM; translated from the coding sequence ATGCCCCGGCTCACGAAGAACGAGGACGTTTGCATCACCTGTCACAGGTGTGAGACCATATGCGCCTGGGTCCACGAGGTCGTTTTCAACCCGGACAAGGGCCGGGTCATCGTCGACCTGGACTACCCGGACGAGCACCGCCTGCGCATCTGCATACAATGCGGCCGATGTGCCGATGCCTGCCCCATGGATGCCTTTTACCAGGACTTTAACATTCTTACGACGAGCGAGCAGGGCATATACCGGCTCGACGAAAGCAAGTGCACGGGCTGCGGGGAGTGCATCGAGGCCTGCCCGACCAAAGTGCTCCAGTTTTACCCGGACAGGCGTGTCCCGAGGAAGTGCGATTTCTGCCTGGGCCAGCCCATGTGCGCCCGTTACTGTCCCACGAACGCGCTCGGGTGGGTGTTGATGTGA
- a CDS encoding aldehyde ferredoxin oxidoreductase family protein has product MTTGGYTGRLLRLDMNELDFSVETPREEDLKDLIGGEGLGIKYLYDEVPAHADALGPDNKLVFMTGPLTGTLAPTSGRHCVVTKSPLTGLETTAHAGGYWGPELKFAGYDGIIVEGQSEKPVYVFVDDEEVHFYKADGLWGRDTIQTDTLIKRQLDDDKLNITYIGPAGENLVKYATIMNDQQRSASRGGPGAVMGSKKLKAIAVRGTRDVHAANPAKYYQSMNELLDTCYDHVVTGSLFPAYGVTGIMGLMNEKGVLPTKNHYTGNFRGADKISGQAMAKTMLTKTRGCFCCTIHCTRVIDIEYGPYHGIRGKGPDYDSTVAFGSQCGNDNLEAIAQANILCDQYGLDTVSAGATIAWAMELYEKGIIDKLDTRGVELSWGNHEAMTSMVPKIATRSEFGAVLADGLDEAAKKIGRGSEKYIQCVKNLDLPGIEARGSKGMALGYATDNRGGDNLRPFASMAECFGFRSKELGMPDSFDPLSEAGKAQWMIPCQNYFVAVNSLVVCMFTVIAFTVEPSQYARHLSALTGFSFDKERLLEAGERIWNLQRAFNAREGFTRKDDRLPFRMTEPLPNGPDAGSAVYLNRMLDEYYELRGWDKETGWPTPGKLRALRLDYVVKDLEKAGPAARQAAA; this is encoded by the coding sequence GTGACCACGGGTGGTTATACTGGCCGGCTGCTGCGGCTCGACATGAATGAGCTTGATTTTAGCGTGGAGACTCCCCGCGAGGAAGATCTAAAGGATCTTATAGGCGGTGAAGGGCTTGGCATTAAGTACCTGTATGACGAGGTACCCGCTCATGCGGATGCCCTCGGGCCCGATAATAAGCTCGTATTTATGACAGGCCCCCTGACTGGCACGCTTGCTCCCACATCGGGCAGACACTGCGTGGTCACGAAGTCGCCGCTGACCGGCCTGGAGACAACGGCGCACGCGGGCGGCTACTGGGGCCCCGAGCTCAAGTTCGCCGGGTACGATGGCATAATCGTGGAGGGGCAGAGCGAAAAGCCCGTGTACGTCTTCGTCGACGATGAAGAAGTCCATTTTTACAAGGCCGACGGGCTCTGGGGCAGGGACACTATACAGACTGACACGCTCATTAAGCGGCAGCTTGACGACGATAAGCTCAACATCACCTACATCGGGCCGGCTGGAGAGAACTTAGTAAAGTATGCGACCATCATGAACGACCAGCAGCGCTCGGCCAGCCGGGGAGGGCCGGGCGCCGTCATGGGCTCCAAGAAGCTAAAGGCCATCGCGGTCAGGGGCACCAGGGACGTCCATGCCGCGAATCCTGCGAAGTATTATCAGTCGATGAACGAGCTGCTGGACACCTGCTATGACCACGTCGTCACGGGGAGCCTTTTCCCTGCCTACGGCGTTACCGGCATCATGGGCTTGATGAACGAGAAGGGCGTATTGCCCACGAAGAACCACTATACCGGGAACTTCCGGGGGGCCGACAAAATATCTGGCCAGGCCATGGCCAAAACGATGCTGACGAAGACACGGGGCTGCTTCTGCTGTACGATCCATTGTACCCGCGTTATCGACATCGAGTACGGGCCATATCACGGCATCCGCGGAAAAGGCCCCGATTACGATTCCACCGTGGCTTTCGGCTCCCAGTGTGGCAACGATAACCTGGAGGCCATAGCACAGGCTAACATCTTGTGCGACCAGTATGGCCTCGATACCGTCTCTGCGGGCGCCACTATCGCGTGGGCCATGGAGCTGTACGAGAAGGGCATCATCGATAAACTCGATACACGGGGCGTTGAGCTTAGCTGGGGCAACCACGAGGCCATGACCTCCATGGTCCCCAAGATCGCGACCCGTTCTGAGTTCGGCGCGGTGCTGGCCGACGGCCTGGACGAGGCCGCGAAAAAAATCGGAAGAGGGTCCGAGAAGTACATACAGTGCGTCAAGAACCTCGACCTGCCAGGCATCGAGGCCCGGGGCAGCAAGGGCATGGCGCTGGGATATGCGACAGATAACCGGGGAGGCGATAACCTGAGGCCCTTCGCCTCTATGGCCGAGTGCTTTGGCTTCCGCTCTAAAGAGCTGGGCATGCCCGACAGCTTCGACCCGTTATCCGAGGCCGGCAAGGCGCAGTGGATGATACCATGCCAGAACTATTTTGTGGCGGTGAACTCGCTGGTCGTGTGCATGTTCACCGTGATCGCCTTCACCGTGGAGCCGAGCCAGTATGCCAGGCACCTGTCCGCTCTCACGGGCTTTTCTTTCGATAAGGAGAGGCTGCTTGAGGCCGGCGAGCGGATATGGAATTTGCAGCGGGCATTCAACGCCCGGGAGGGCTTCACCAGGAAGGATGACCGGCTGCCGTTTCGCATGACAGAGCCCCTGCCGAACGGCCCCGACGCGGGCAGCGCCGTATACCTAAATAGAATGCTCGACGAGTATTACGAGCTCCGGGGATGGGACAAAGAGACAGGATGGCCGACTCCCGGGAAGCTAAGGGCACTACGTCTGGACTACGTCGTAAAGGACCTGGAAAAGGCCGGGCCGGCGGCCAGGCAGGCCGCGGCATAA
- a CDS encoding glutaredoxin family protein, with protein MKKIKIYSQPTCPDCNRVKAYLDKKGVSYEDINVRKDKKAMDEMVKRYGIRVTPVVVIGDRVMVGFNVPKIDKFLGAQD; from the coding sequence ATGAAGAAGATCAAGATCTATTCCCAGCCCACCTGCCCTGACTGTAACCGTGTCAAAGCATACCTGGATAAAAAAGGCGTGTCCTACGAGGACATCAACGTCCGGAAGGACAAGAAGGCGATGGACGAGATGGTAAAACGATACGGCATCAGGGTGACGCCGGTGGTCGTCATCGGGGACCGGGTCATGGTCGGCTTCAACGTGCCGAAGATCGACAAGTTCCTGGGCGCGCAAGATTAA